In a genomic window of Desulfovibrio sp. JC022:
- a CDS encoding ATP-binding cassette domain-containing protein: MRELLRRLSLHPFLAFEICLASFFINILSLASPIFVIQVLNRYVGYGFDGTLITLTTGMLIAGVLNHAFTLVRVRLASAVNVGPDRMLSETVLGCLARAKMNTLGRIPPARIHELMGGIQVVQSGYDASVICSVLDMPFFILFVGATFFLSPVLALITVLAIVCSMLAGWLNMRRGKRMTDVMRNESVIHRGNLANAISGADTVRAFGGRGYLNNVFQTQMGKLQQIKRDMVQSGTRGQAVLQSIAMLLRVMVYAVGAREVVAGSMSTGGLIGASILSGKALAVSASFMKSRAMIAQAGQMMQSLQEFVRQPLESETGTELKNYRGGIEIKDLGFAYPGSTGPLFEGLDVRIEPGNIVIITGHNGAGKTSLVRLLLGLIDPGRGQILVGGVDVRQLSAPWWRKQVMYLPQEPTFLNATIRENICLNNPDMDEERVKRVVEIAGLKKYLDTSAQGLEAQVVNGGAELAVGIRRRLALARALSVQGAVAVLDEPAEGFDIEGLRVMDMIIQSMAKAKKTMVIVSQDMRLMQRADIIIDLGHKPKPNVLFPKLDVEKDKAEPSKSGSVQ, from the coding sequence ATGAGAGAGTTGTTGAGGAGATTGTCGTTACACCCGTTTCTTGCCTTTGAGATCTGCCTCGCTTCTTTTTTTATCAATATACTATCCCTTGCTTCACCTATCTTCGTTATTCAGGTCCTGAACCGTTATGTCGGGTACGGCTTTGACGGAACCCTGATCACCCTGACCACCGGGATGCTCATTGCCGGGGTTTTGAATCATGCTTTTACTTTGGTGCGGGTGCGTCTGGCTTCAGCTGTTAATGTGGGACCGGACCGTATGCTTTCCGAGACCGTGCTGGGCTGCCTTGCCCGCGCCAAGATGAATACTCTGGGCAGGATTCCCCCGGCGCGTATTCATGAACTCATGGGAGGGATACAGGTTGTGCAGTCCGGTTATGACGCATCAGTTATCTGTTCTGTTCTGGATATGCCGTTCTTTATCCTATTTGTGGGGGCGACCTTCTTTTTGAGTCCGGTGTTGGCCCTGATTACCGTGCTGGCTATTGTTTGTTCCATGCTGGCCGGTTGGCTGAACATGAGGCGCGGCAAACGGATGACCGATGTCATGCGTAACGAGTCGGTGATACACCGGGGCAACCTTGCCAATGCCATCAGCGGTGCCGACACAGTCAGGGCTTTTGGCGGGCGCGGATATCTGAACAATGTTTTTCAGACCCAGATGGGTAAATTGCAGCAGATCAAGCGTGACATGGTTCAGAGCGGAACGCGCGGACAGGCTGTTTTGCAAAGTATAGCCATGCTGTTGCGGGTTATGGTTTATGCAGTGGGTGCACGTGAGGTTGTTGCCGGATCAATGAGCACCGGTGGACTTATCGGGGCATCAATCCTTTCCGGTAAGGCTCTTGCCGTATCTGCATCTTTCATGAAATCACGGGCAATGATCGCGCAGGCTGGGCAGATGATGCAGTCCTTGCAGGAGTTCGTCCGCCAACCCCTTGAATCTGAAACAGGGACAGAACTTAAAAATTACAGAGGCGGCATAGAGATTAAAGATCTCGGCTTTGCCTATCCCGGTTCAACCGGACCTCTTTTCGAAGGTCTGGATGTGCGTATTGAGCCGGGCAATATTGTGATTATTACCGGGCATAACGGGGCCGGGAAAACTTCTCTCGTGCGTCTCTTATTGGGGCTTATCGATCCCGGACGGGGTCAGATTCTTGTGGGAGGAGTTGATGTGCGTCAGCTTTCAGCTCCATGGTGGCGCAAGCAGGTCATGTATCTGCCGCAGGAACCGACTTTTCTTAATGCCACCATCAGGGAAAATATCTGTTTGAACAATCCCGATATGGATGAGGAGCGGGTTAAGCGTGTTGTGGAGATTGCCGGACTCAAGAAGTATCTTGATACCAGTGCCCAGGGGCTTGAAGCGCAGGTGGTAAACGGCGGAGCAGAGCTTGCCGTGGGTATCCGGCGCAGGCTTGCTCTTGCCAGGGCTTTGTCTGTTCAAGGGGCGGTTGCCGTGCTTGATGAGCCTGCCGAGGGCTTTGATATTGAAGGGTTGCGGGTCATGGATATGATTATCCAGAGTATGGCTAAAGCGAAAAAAACTATGGTGATAGTTTCACAGGATATGCGGCTCATGCAGCGTGCGGATATTATTATTGATCTTGGGCATAAACCGAAGCCGAATGTGCTTTTCCCGAAACTGGATGTTGAAAAGGATAAGGCTGAACCGTCCAAAAGCGGGAGTGTGCAATGA
- a CDS encoding HlyD family type I secretion periplasmic adaptor subunit, with the protein MTGMTPEYSGEVKGASHFFLFLCIAMCLGFLGWACFFQLDIVSQAEGEVIPSSRVKPVQHLEGGIIMKINVREGESVAKGQELVVLEATASDSTVDELEVRVTSLRVNIARLSAEDKGLEEPDYPKDIFKKFPALIKRSLKLFQTRKARVESDLLSEREKIKQREQDIKQITSRQRNSRNSLKLLREQIKISAGLLEDGLTSRYKHLGFLKEESKLKSAIEEDSAKLGKARSALAQAKADIGEIRNSYLASVREELQEDRREFDELSQRLRKFADNLSRTVIRSPVDGVVKTLYVVSIGEVVRPGMTIMDIVPAGDKLVIEARLPISDIGYVKDGQKAVVKLASSDASRFGNIDGKVVNISPDADSTDRGLTFYRVRIVTDKDFFEHDGNYYKLFPGIRVIAGIHIGTRSVMEYLLEPFMGSISYAMRER; encoded by the coding sequence ATGACCGGTATGACCCCGGAATATTCCGGTGAAGTAAAGGGTGCCAGTCATTTTTTCCTTTTCCTGTGCATTGCCATGTGCTTGGGATTTTTAGGCTGGGCCTGCTTTTTTCAATTGGATATCGTCAGTCAGGCGGAAGGTGAGGTTATTCCCAGTTCAAGGGTTAAGCCCGTGCAGCACCTTGAGGGCGGCATTATCATGAAGATTAACGTCCGCGAAGGGGAGAGCGTGGCAAAGGGGCAGGAACTTGTCGTTCTTGAAGCCACTGCCAGTGATTCCACTGTGGATGAACTGGAGGTCCGGGTTACTTCCCTGCGGGTCAATATCGCCCGTCTTTCCGCTGAGGATAAGGGACTTGAAGAGCCTGATTATCCCAAAGATATTTTTAAAAAATTTCCCGCTTTGATTAAACGGTCCCTGAAATTATTCCAGACCCGTAAGGCCCGGGTTGAGAGCGATCTGCTTTCGGAGCGTGAAAAGATCAAGCAGCGGGAACAGGATATCAAACAGATTACTTCCCGGCAGCGAAACTCCCGCAACAGCCTGAAACTTTTGCGTGAGCAGATTAAAATCAGTGCCGGACTGCTGGAAGACGGCTTGACCTCCCGTTACAAGCACCTGGGTTTTCTCAAGGAAGAATCAAAGCTCAAAAGTGCCATTGAGGAGGATTCCGCCAAGCTGGGCAAGGCTCGTTCTGCATTGGCGCAGGCCAAGGCTGATATCGGGGAGATCAGGAATTCATATCTGGCTTCTGTCCGTGAGGAGTTGCAGGAGGACCGCAGGGAATTTGATGAGCTTTCACAGCGGCTCAGGAAATTTGCGGACAATCTCAGCCGTACTGTCATCCGTTCCCCGGTGGATGGAGTGGTCAAGACACTTTACGTGGTCAGTATCGGTGAAGTTGTGCGACCCGGTATGACCATCATGGACATTGTTCCGGCGGGTGATAAGCTTGTTATTGAAGCGCGGCTGCCCATCAGTGATATCGGTTATGTAAAGGACGGGCAGAAGGCGGTGGTTAAGCTGGCTTCAAGTGATGCATCCCGTTTCGGCAATATTGACGGTAAGGTCGTGAACATCAGTCCTGATGCAGACTCCACCGATAGGGGTCTGACTTTTTACCGGGTGCGCATTGTGACTGATAAGGATTTTTTTGAGCACGATGGAAATTATTATAAGCTTTTCCCCGGCATTCGTGTAATTGCCGGAATCCACATCGGGACCCGGTCAGTGATGGAATATCTTCTTGAGCCGTTTATGGGGTCCATCAGTTATGCCATGAGGGAACGATGA
- the hcp gene encoding hydroxylamine reductase produces the protein MFCNQCEQTAKGQGCTVKGVCGKTDEVSAIQDLLVQLCVELGTAATAARKEGVAVSAETNRLTAEAVFSTLTNVNFDDERFVPVIKNVAAARDELAAKVSADCGPVTKVAATAAELSKQGEAFPVTSFDENEDLRSLKQILVYGLKGVAAYVDHAAILGQEDDELYAQIHEALSVVPQQLGLEELVGWAMKCGEMNLKAMELLDAGNTGSYGHPVPTEVPLGAKAGKAILVSGHDLKDLRQLLEQTEGTGINIYTHGEMLPCHGYPELKKFDHFYGHYGTAWQNQAKEFAAFPGAILMTTNCIQKPVESYKGNIYTTGLVGWPGVTHVTNGDFAAVIEKAKELPGFAADTDNGKVLCGFARNSVLGVADKVIEGVKAGAIKHFFLVGGCDGAKPGRNYYTDFVEQAPQDTVILTLACGKFRFFDKQLGDIGGIPRLLDIGQCNDAYSAIQIAVALAGAFECDVNELPLSMILSWYEQKAVSILLTLLHLGIKDIRLGPSLPAFITPNVLNFLVENFNIMPISTPEEDLKAILG, from the coding sequence ATGTTTTGCAACCAGTGTGAACAGACAGCAAAAGGCCAAGGCTGCACCGTTAAGGGTGTCTGCGGTAAGACTGATGAAGTGTCCGCCATTCAGGATCTTCTTGTTCAGCTTTGTGTCGAGCTTGGAACAGCAGCTACCGCAGCACGTAAAGAAGGTGTTGCAGTTTCAGCTGAAACAAACCGCCTTACTGCTGAAGCAGTTTTCTCTACTCTTACTAATGTTAACTTTGATGATGAAAGATTTGTTCCGGTCATTAAGAATGTTGCTGCCGCCCGTGACGAACTGGCCGCCAAGGTCAGCGCGGACTGTGGTCCTGTAACCAAGGTTGCTGCCACTGCTGCTGAGCTGAGCAAGCAGGGTGAAGCATTTCCCGTAACTTCCTTTGACGAAAATGAAGATCTTCGTTCCCTGAAGCAGATTCTTGTCTACGGCCTCAAGGGTGTAGCTGCTTACGTTGACCATGCAGCCATTCTCGGTCAGGAAGACGACGAACTCTACGCTCAGATTCACGAAGCACTTTCCGTTGTTCCGCAGCAGCTCGGCCTTGAAGAGCTGGTCGGCTGGGCCATGAAGTGTGGTGAAATGAACCTCAAGGCCATGGAACTTCTCGATGCAGGTAACACCGGTTCTTACGGTCATCCCGTGCCCACCGAAGTTCCCCTCGGTGCCAAGGCTGGTAAGGCTATCCTCGTTTCCGGTCATGATCTTAAGGATCTGCGCCAGCTCCTCGAACAGACTGAAGGAACCGGAATCAATATTTACACCCATGGTGAAATGCTGCCTTGCCACGGTTACCCCGAACTGAAAAAGTTTGACCATTTCTACGGTCATTACGGAACCGCATGGCAGAATCAGGCCAAGGAATTCGCAGCGTTCCCCGGTGCCATTCTGATGACCACCAACTGCATTCAGAAGCCTGTTGAAAGCTACAAGGGCAACATTTACACCACCGGTCTCGTCGGCTGGCCCGGCGTTACCCACGTAACCAACGGTGATTTTGCAGCAGTAATCGAAAAGGCCAAGGAACTGCCCGGTTTCGCAGCAGATACTGACAACGGCAAAGTTCTCTGCGGTTTCGCCCGCAATTCCGTACTCGGTGTGGCAGATAAGGTAATCGAAGGCGTGAAGGCCGGTGCCATCAAGCACTTCTTCCTCGTCGGCGGTTGTGACGGTGCTAAGCCCGGACGTAACTACTACACTGATTTCGTTGAGCAAGCTCCGCAGGATACCGTTATTCTGACCCTCGCTTGCGGTAAGTTCCGTTTCTTTGACAAGCAGCTCGGCGACATCGGCGGCATCCCCCGTCTGCTCGATATCGGTCAGTGCAATGATGCCTACTCCGCAATCCAGATCGCAGTAGCTCTTGCAGGCGCATTCGAATGCGACGTGAACGAGCTTCCCCTGTCCATGATCCTGTCCTGGTACGAGCAGAAGGCTGTATCCATCCTGCTGACTCTGCTGCACCTCGGCATCAAGGACATCCGCCTCGGGCCCAGTCTTCCCGCTTTCATCACACCTAACGTGCTGAACTTCCTCGTTGAAAATTTCAACATTATGCCCATCAGCACCCCTGAAGAAGATCTCAAGGCAATTCTCGGTTAA
- a CDS encoding tetratricopeptide repeat protein, whose product MSNKEPASGQKGNRQPDWIDTVPLRVKEVFINAVKEHSAGNYDEAIALYSVALGQLPDDPVLLGNLGVALRAQEKFKAAEVCYRRSIAVKPDNPGTWSNLGNVLRRLGRLKESVACHRRAIELDRKFIDAYYNLGLVLQDMGKLDEAIRLFNHCLKFKPDDDRINWDKSLALLAKGDFINGFELYEYRWKREELVVRHFRQPLWDGSPLNGKTIFIYAEQGFGDTLNFCRYIPLVAEAGGRVVFECQPELVSLLQGMDGIAEIVSGGDKLPEFEVQIPLISLPRILKHDMDSIPRECPYLIPPAQAGFPVHVPDGTKFKIGIVWAGKPTHKNDHNRSVSIENFLPFAELPGVSLYSLQKGPETRQRDEFGCGVLVRDLGSGCEDFADTAKIMGQLDLIITVDTSVAHLAGALNLPVWVAIPYNPDWRWMRKRKDSPWYSSMTLFRQKKPGDWNYVFNTMLATLKKKLKS is encoded by the coding sequence ATGAGTAATAAAGAACCAGCTTCCGGGCAGAAAGGGAATAGACAGCCGGACTGGATTGATACGGTTCCTCTGCGGGTAAAGGAAGTTTTTATCAATGCGGTAAAGGAGCACTCTGCCGGCAATTATGATGAGGCCATTGCTCTATACTCCGTTGCGTTGGGGCAACTGCCGGATGATCCCGTATTGCTGGGTAATCTTGGAGTGGCCCTGCGTGCTCAGGAGAAATTTAAGGCTGCTGAGGTTTGTTACCGTAGGTCTATTGCGGTAAAGCCGGACAATCCCGGTACATGGAGCAATCTGGGTAATGTACTGCGCAGGCTGGGGCGACTCAAGGAATCCGTAGCCTGCCATCGCCGGGCAATTGAACTGGATCGCAAATTTATTGATGCCTATTACAATCTTGGATTGGTTTTGCAGGATATGGGCAAGTTGGATGAGGCCATCCGACTCTTTAATCATTGCCTGAAATTCAAACCCGATGATGACAGGATTAATTGGGATAAATCTCTGGCCCTGCTGGCAAAAGGTGATTTCATCAACGGCTTTGAGCTTTATGAATACCGCTGGAAGCGTGAAGAGCTTGTTGTCCGTCATTTCCGCCAGCCGCTTTGGGATGGCTCCCCCCTGAACGGGAAAACGATTTTCATTTATGCGGAGCAGGGTTTCGGGGATACCCTTAATTTCTGCCGTTACATTCCCTTAGTGGCCGAGGCCGGGGGCAGGGTTGTTTTTGAGTGCCAGCCGGAACTTGTTTCTTTATTGCAAGGGATGGACGGGATCGCTGAGATCGTAAGTGGTGGAGATAAATTACCGGAATTTGAGGTGCAGATTCCGCTCATCAGTCTGCCGAGAATTTTGAAACATGATATGGATTCTATTCCACGGGAATGCCCCTATCTGATTCCTCCTGCACAGGCCGGATTTCCGGTCCATGTTCCTGACGGTACAAAATTCAAGATCGGAATTGTCTGGGCAGGAAAGCCTACCCATAAAAATGACCATAACCGTTCGGTAAGTATTGAAAATTTTCTGCCTTTTGCCGAGCTTCCCGGCGTGAGTCTATATTCACTGCAAAAGGGACCTGAGACCAGACAGCGCGATGAATTCGGTTGTGGGGTGCTTGTGCGTGATCTTGGCAGCGGCTGTGAAGATTTTGCGGATACGGCCAAAATCATGGGACAGCTGGATCTGATTATTACCGTGGATACCTCGGTTGCCCATTTGGCTGGAGCCTTAAATCTTCCTGTCTGGGTTGCGATCCCTTATAATCCTGACTGGCGGTGGATGCGCAAGCGCAAGGATTCTCCATGGTATTCGAGCATGACTCTTTTTCGTCAGAAAAAGCCCGGCGATTGGAATTACGTTTTTAACACCATGCTGGCTACTTTGAAAAAGAAACTTAAAAGTTAA
- a CDS encoding Crp/Fnr family transcriptional regulator, translating into MKKTHNLEKISLFAGLNSEQLDKISQIIVPRELKKGEQIFIAGSDATGFYSIESGKVKIYRESLAGKEQIIHIFGAGEIFGEVPVFQGACYPASAVTLAKSTLLYFPRDRFEKVIREDPDLAMSMLALLSGRLRQLVNQVAALSLSEVPARLASYLLLLKSTQNSNKLELDLPKGLIASYLGTIQETLSRVFKKMSEQGLIKVERKTVEIIDEATLELIASGEEQL; encoded by the coding sequence ATGAAAAAGACACATAATCTGGAAAAAATCAGCCTTTTTGCAGGTCTTAACAGTGAACAACTGGATAAAATCTCACAAATCATCGTCCCACGTGAATTAAAAAAGGGTGAACAGATCTTTATTGCCGGAAGCGATGCCACAGGCTTTTATTCAATCGAGTCGGGAAAAGTAAAAATCTATCGGGAATCACTGGCAGGCAAAGAACAGATTATTCATATTTTCGGGGCTGGAGAGATTTTCGGGGAAGTGCCGGTTTTTCAGGGAGCCTGCTATCCTGCAAGCGCAGTTACTCTTGCTAAATCCACCCTGCTCTATTTCCCGCGTGACCGTTTTGAAAAAGTTATCCGCGAAGACCCGGACCTTGCCATGTCCATGCTGGCCCTGCTCTCTGGAAGGCTGCGTCAATTGGTCAACCAGGTGGCAGCCCTGAGTTTAAGCGAGGTTCCGGCAAGGCTTGCCAGTTACCTGCTCCTGCTCAAATCCACCCAGAATTCCAACAAACTGGAACTGGACCTGCCCAAAGGGCTAATCGCTTCATATCTGGGCACCATTCAGGAAACCCTATCCCGCGTCTTCAAAAAGATGAGCGAACAGGGGCTTATCAAGGTAGAACGAAAAACAGTTGAAATTATTGATGAAGCAACGCTTGAGTTGATTGCCAGCGGTGAAGAGCAGCTCTAG
- a CDS encoding chemotaxis protein — MTGSRILLESGTNEVELLELYLDEGSGDSYKRWSFGLNVAKVKKIVREADLKNFSGRKQDGSISRASSSIDTKSPLVLGIFEFMGTVIPLIDLSGWLHMEPVTNERRMVLVTEFNEIVSAFLVSGVNRIHRVSWSELESLQGNMAKYAEGTIIGTVKLTDPDRILQVLDLEQAMEDLNPARDKAALEEVEESVECVYQALCADDSRSMRNLVKMSLERGGFDVTAYPNGLEIWKALEEISAKVSKTGLHVSEFIQIVVSDIEMPGMDGHALTKRIKEDPNLRDLTVYLFSSLINEELLHKGEAVGANRQYSKPQIATLVKQARADLDGLYKGCI; from the coding sequence ATGACGGGGAGTAGAATTCTGCTTGAATCCGGAACCAATGAGGTGGAGCTTTTAGAGCTTTACCTTGATGAGGGCAGCGGTGATTCATATAAGCGCTGGTCTTTCGGTCTGAACGTTGCGAAAGTTAAGAAAATTGTCAGAGAAGCGGATCTTAAAAATTTTTCCGGACGTAAGCAGGATGGTTCTATTTCCAGAGCTTCTTCCTCAATTGATACCAAGAGTCCATTGGTACTGGGCATATTTGAATTCATGGGTACGGTCATTCCGCTTATTGATCTCAGCGGCTGGCTGCATATGGAGCCGGTTACAAATGAACGCCGCATGGTGCTGGTCACCGAATTTAATGAAATCGTCAGTGCTTTTCTTGTTTCCGGGGTTAACAGGATTCATCGCGTCAGCTGGAGCGAGCTTGAATCCCTGCAAGGCAATATGGCTAAGTATGCTGAAGGGACCATCATCGGAACGGTAAAGCTTACTGATCCAGACCGCATTTTACAGGTGCTTGACCTTGAGCAGGCCATGGAAGATCTAAACCCGGCACGGGACAAGGCTGCCCTTGAAGAAGTGGAAGAATCGGTGGAATGTGTCTATCAGGCACTGTGCGCTGATGATTCCCGTTCCATGCGTAATCTGGTTAAAATGTCCCTTGAGCGGGGTGGATTCGATGTTACCGCTTATCCCAACGGTCTTGAGATCTGGAAGGCCTTAGAAGAAATTTCTGCAAAGGTTAGTAAGACCGGTTTGCATGTTTCCGAATTTATCCAGATTGTGGTCTCGGATATCGAAATGCCGGGTATGGACGGTCATGCCCTGACCAAGCGCATCAAGGAAGATCCTAATCTGCGTGACCTTACTGTTTATCTTTTCTCATCTTTGATTAATGAAGAGTTGCTGCACAAGGGGGAGGCCGTAGGTGCGAACCGCCAGTATTCCAAGCCGCAGATTGCAACGTTGGTCAAGCAGGCCAGAGCTGATCTTGATGGGCTGTATAAAGGCTGTATCTAG
- a CDS encoding 4Fe-4S binding protein, with the protein MDKSSVINACRGTAGGCRFALFIDEDFSKRIEKAIEETGWPEFLEQKFGDKVSRHKMASVNVAACPNGCSRPHIADIGLIRACVPVIDHEGCIGCEECVRHCPDEAMEMVDGKILINREKCLVCGYCTNVCPTEVISCSRSGWRFLVGGRLGRHPRLGTELPGVYTTDEVLGLIVRCMNIWMENYVDGKRFGWVMERAGHDKLLLE; encoded by the coding sequence ATGGATAAATCATCTGTAATTAATGCCTGCCGTGGAACTGCCGGGGGGTGCCGTTTTGCCTTGTTTATTGATGAAGATTTTTCAAAGCGAATTGAGAAGGCAATTGAGGAAACAGGCTGGCCTGAATTCCTTGAGCAAAAGTTCGGTGATAAAGTAAGCAGGCATAAAATGGCCAGTGTAAATGTGGCTGCATGTCCCAATGGTTGTTCACGGCCTCACATTGCTGATATCGGCCTGATCAGGGCCTGTGTTCCGGTTATTGACCATGAGGGATGTATCGGATGTGAGGAGTGTGTGCGCCACTGTCCCGACGAGGCTATGGAAATGGTAGACGGCAAGATTCTCATAAACCGCGAGAAGTGCCTTGTCTGCGGATATTGTACAAATGTTTGTCCTACTGAAGTTATTTCCTGCTCCCGTAGCGGATGGCGTTTTCTGGTGGGCGGTAGGCTTGGACGCCATCCCCGGCTGGGAACCGAGCTTCCCGGCGTCTACACCACTGATGAAGTACTGGGTTTGATTGTCAGATGCATGAATATTTGGATGGAAAATTATGTGGATGGCAAACGTTTTGGATGGGTCATGGAACGGGCCGGACATGACAAACTTCTGCTCGAGTAA
- a CDS encoding ATP-binding protein translates to MKVLRKMISIDEELCDGCGQCVPGCEEGALQIIDGKAKLVAEKYCDGLGACLGECPTGALKVIEVEADDFDPEAVKELLTEQGREVPNHMPDPESLRLNGAGAKPVSGGCGCAGSKLEAFAPAASPCQQANVPTDAEAGPSQLTHWPIQIRLVPADAPFLKGADLLLTADCVAVSLPGYHERFLPGKKVLMGCPKFDDVQMYVQRLTEIFSVSGLKSITVLEMEVPCCSNFSKIVAAALKQAGADIPAEKIIVKRTGEIKAKTTLDQPVPL, encoded by the coding sequence ATGAAAGTATTACGTAAGATGATTTCTATAGACGAGGAACTTTGCGACGGTTGCGGCCAGTGTGTACCGGGCTGTGAAGAGGGCGCATTGCAGATAATTGACGGCAAGGCCAAGCTTGTTGCTGAAAAGTACTGTGACGGTCTGGGGGCCTGTCTGGGCGAATGTCCTACCGGCGCGCTGAAGGTTATTGAAGTGGAAGCTGACGACTTTGATCCTGAAGCAGTTAAGGAATTGCTGACCGAGCAGGGCCGTGAAGTGCCGAACCATATGCCTGACCCTGAAAGCCTGCGTCTGAACGGTGCAGGAGCCAAGCCTGTCTCCGGCGGTTGCGGTTGTGCGGGTTCCAAGCTTGAAGCCTTTGCTCCTGCTGCATCTCCCTGCCAGCAGGCCAATGTTCCAACTGATGCTGAGGCCGGACCTTCGCAGTTGACCCACTGGCCTATCCAGATTCGTCTGGTGCCTGCGGACGCTCCTTTCCTCAAGGGCGCGGACCTGTTGTTGACTGCGGACTGTGTTGCGGTCTCGCTTCCGGGTTACCATGAAAGATTTCTGCCCGGTAAGAAGGTGCTCATGGGCTGTCCAAAGTTTGATGATGTGCAGATGTACGTGCAGCGTCTGACCGAAATTTTCAGTGTGAGTGGACTTAAATCCATCACTGTTCTGGAAATGGAAGTTCCCTGTTGTTCCAATTTCAGCAAGATTGTTGCTGCGGCTCTTAAGCAGGCCGGAGCGGACATTCCGGCAGAAAAAATAATTGTTAAGCGTACCGGTG
- a CDS encoding ferredoxin: MSRTVVVDVDECVGCEACVEVCPGVFVMGACDLAQVQNPEGAGESDVEAAMELCPTNCIHWED; the protein is encoded by the coding sequence ATGAGTCGTACTGTAGTTGTTGACGTTGATGAATGTGTTGGTTGTGAAGCTTGTGTTGAAGTTTGCCCCGGTGTGTTTGTAATGGGTGCTTGTGATTTGGCTCAAGTTCAGAATCCCGAAGGGGCCGGCGAGTCTGATGTGGAGGCTGCAATGGAGCTTTGTCCTACCAATTGTATTCACTGGGAAGATTAA
- a CDS encoding 4Fe-4S binding protein → MTGLFLLSIAYLLLAAHAVRGGDGGLAVFLIGSAGLAFSRERWAGNIAGILLGCGSLLWLDKGSALINLRINAGADWIRLALIMGAVFALTIFSAAYCFSPAGRERFKRGREQGWFKASIFLLTAILLEITRSKVPFPILLADRFFPGWGRAEIFLLALYATWLGGRMLSPEGAKTMRPRIWALFSLVFFGQLALGLAGIEQCLMSGKLHLPVPALIAAGPVFRGSGFFMPILFTVSVLLVGPAWCSHLCYIGAWDDLCSRIGNLKPSNNFNSRLIWMRLALLTLVLVAAWGMRAAGVSAVIAVWSAALFGMLGIMIMLWFSRRMGMMVHCTAFCPMGIVSNLLGRISPWRMKISADCCKCMKCSRTCRYNALRPADIESGSPGISCTLCGDCVSSCASASIGYRLPFMAPEMSRKIFLVLVISLHALFLGVARI, encoded by the coding sequence GTGACGGGACTTTTTTTGCTTTCCATTGCATATCTGCTGCTTGCGGCTCATGCCGTGCGTGGTGGGGATGGTGGACTTGCGGTATTTCTGATCGGTTCGGCAGGACTCGCTTTCAGCCGGGAACGCTGGGCCGGGAATATTGCCGGCATTTTACTCGGTTGCGGTTCACTGCTCTGGCTTGATAAAGGTTCCGCGCTGATAAATTTGCGCATCAATGCGGGAGCTGACTGGATTCGGCTGGCCCTGATTATGGGGGCTGTTTTTGCTTTGACTATCTTTTCTGCTGCCTATTGTTTTTCCCCTGCCGGAAGGGAACGGTTTAAGCGGGGCAGGGAACAGGGCTGGTTTAAAGCATCCATTTTCCTGCTGACCGCAATTCTGCTCGAAATTACGCGCAGCAAGGTTCCCTTCCCTATACTCCTTGCCGACCGCTTTTTTCCCGGTTGGGGCAGGGCGGAAATCTTTCTGCTGGCTCTCTACGCGACATGGCTTGGGGGCAGGATGCTCAGCCCGGAAGGCGCTAAAACCATGCGCCCGCGCATCTGGGCTTTGTTCTCGCTGGTCTTTTTCGGGCAACTGGCCCTCGGCTTAGCCGGGATTGAACAGTGCTTGATGAGCGGGAAACTCCACCTGCCCGTGCCCGCATTAATTGCCGCAGGTCCGGTATTTCGCGGTTCCGGTTTTTTTATGCCTATCCTTTTTACTGTATCGGTACTTCTGGTCGGTCCGGCGTGGTGCAGTCATCTTTGTTATATCGGGGCATGGGATGACCTGTGCAGCCGCATCGGTAATCTTAAACCGTCGAATAATTTCAACTCCCGGCTAATCTGGATGCGGCTGGCTTTGCTGACACTTGTTCTCGTTGCAGCGTGGGGGATGCGTGCGGCAGGAGTTTCAGCTGTGATTGCGGTCTGGTCTGCTGCTCTGTTCGGTATGCTGGGCATCATGATCATGCTTTGGTTTTCCCGGCGTATGGGCATGATGGTCCATTGCACGGCTTTTTGTCCCATGGGCATTGTTTCCAATCTGCTGGGCCGTATTTCCCCTTGGCGGATGAAGATTTCAGCAGATTGCTGCAAATGTATGAAGTGCAGCAGGACTTGCCGTTATAATGCCCTTAGGCCCGCAGATATCGAATCAGGGAGCCCCGGAATTTCCTGTACTCTTTGCGGGGATTGTGTTTCCAGCTGCGCTTCAGCAAGTATCGGTTACCGGTTGCCATTTATGGCTCCGGAAATGTCGCGTAAAATATTTCTGGTTCTGGTCATATCACTGCATGCACTGTTTTTGGGGGTAGCCCGCATCTGA